Proteins from a single region of Paraglaciecola sp. T6c:
- a CDS encoding VolA/Pla-1 family phospholipase encodes MNKLLLSASIAAVLGLTGCNGDSVADIETNTPVEKPFARVVFDPANSDLNLPNDLLMLPSGNFFDFTLNTEGDAVFDGGNPEHALSALDGWSTQNPFSIRVTLPTGLDIDASSVNGASIKLFKATQALEGTSATCQAIAAVAAAPGVPCELGEELVYGVDFVASYTNEGSGSIAVIPLKPLASSQGHMLVVTDALLDTDGKSVKGSSSWELARQDINTLPLATEEQLQLQTLVNSLVDVVIPSGIEREAISYAAYFSTVSAGTVMDSVKKLQIAGYATAFGATMAATGGNVATAATVARDYLPQLNVSAEGITKAFDVLAPALLSEAELAQLTAVGLNTCAGLVTNIMDTSSALNEVATQTFETAGPFCAATRIEGEVKLPYYLSTTNPLGDWWRAMCTSGATMQLMGAETVGSLIQAGAVGPNDELCQVASQGQLRDLDLSSLGIDDPRNLTKFNPLPMAQGTNDDDESTPFNEAGTETLGVQFTVPDESVIAMLSAATGGAIDVPTKPEGGWPVIIVQHGITGQKENALVVAAAFSLAGFATVAIDHPLHGARGFTLADGTNVNASTNSPTDYMNLASLITARDNLRQSATDTLGLRLALNAINDASGIVDVDTSKVHFISQSLGSISGMNTLANANTPFEGDFAPFSDMYNVDTAVLNVPSGGVANFLFESPDFGPLIKGSLLAASSEDFAAFLGQFAAANGLTAEAAIRPAFTAFYGALEDAPKAEIDATFSQFVFAAQTILDAGDPINYAQQMAGNTPTLMQLVVGGGVNDDGTTALTDQVNPVVTSLPLSGGIPLSKVMGLEQVSATKQSDTTQNGVVYFSAGAHQSLFVPTPSVAATVEMQNQAAKYFDSEGKDIVISDESVVAN; translated from the coding sequence ATGAATAAACTTTTGCTTAGTGCGAGTATCGCAGCTGTGCTGGGACTTACAGGCTGTAATGGAGACTCCGTAGCAGATATAGAGACCAATACCCCCGTCGAAAAACCATTCGCCCGGGTAGTATTTGACCCTGCAAACAGCGATCTTAATTTGCCCAACGATTTGTTAATGTTACCAAGTGGTAACTTTTTCGACTTTACATTAAATACCGAAGGCGATGCCGTATTTGATGGCGGCAACCCAGAACACGCACTAAGCGCGCTAGATGGATGGTCAACACAAAATCCATTTTCAATCAGAGTAACCCTACCTACTGGACTTGATATTGACGCAAGCAGTGTAAATGGCGCGTCCATCAAACTATTTAAAGCAACCCAAGCCCTAGAAGGCACCTCGGCAACGTGTCAGGCCATAGCCGCAGTAGCCGCAGCACCAGGTGTACCCTGTGAACTAGGTGAAGAACTAGTGTATGGGGTCGACTTTGTCGCTTCCTACACCAATGAAGGTTCAGGCTCAATTGCCGTTATACCTCTTAAGCCGTTGGCATCTAGCCAAGGCCATATGTTGGTGGTAACTGATGCTTTGCTTGATACTGATGGAAAGAGCGTTAAAGGCTCAAGTTCGTGGGAGCTCGCACGTCAAGATATTAATACCTTACCCCTTGCCACCGAAGAGCAGCTGCAATTACAAACATTAGTTAATAGTTTGGTGGATGTGGTGATCCCCTCTGGTATAGAGCGTGAAGCGATTTCTTATGCAGCATATTTTTCTACGGTCTCTGCTGGCACCGTGATGGATTCTGTTAAAAAACTGCAAATTGCCGGTTATGCCACTGCGTTTGGCGCGACGATGGCAGCGACAGGCGGTAACGTTGCAACCGCAGCAACCGTTGCTCGTGATTACTTACCACAACTAAATGTATCGGCTGAGGGTATTACAAAAGCATTTGACGTCTTGGCTCCAGCATTGCTATCTGAAGCCGAGTTAGCACAACTAACGGCTGTGGGTTTAAATACCTGTGCCGGCCTTGTAACGAATATCATGGACACCAGCTCTGCTTTAAACGAGGTGGCTACGCAAACGTTTGAAACAGCCGGTCCTTTCTGTGCAGCTACTCGCATCGAAGGTGAGGTAAAATTACCTTATTATTTGAGCACCACCAATCCGTTAGGTGACTGGTGGCGCGCAATGTGTACCAGTGGCGCTACGATGCAACTAATGGGCGCTGAAACAGTGGGCTCATTAATCCAAGCTGGGGCTGTCGGGCCAAATGATGAGCTGTGCCAAGTCGCATCTCAAGGGCAGTTGCGGGATTTAGATTTATCGTCTTTAGGTATCGACGACCCACGCAATTTGACCAAGTTTAATCCTTTGCCTATGGCGCAGGGAACGAATGATGATGATGAGTCAACACCATTCAACGAAGCGGGTACTGAAACGTTAGGCGTGCAGTTTACCGTACCTGATGAGTCAGTGATTGCCATGCTATCGGCGGCAACGGGGGGCGCAATTGACGTACCGACGAAACCTGAAGGTGGCTGGCCAGTCATTATCGTTCAGCACGGTATTACTGGTCAAAAAGAAAATGCGTTGGTCGTCGCAGCCGCGTTCTCTCTTGCGGGCTTTGCAACGGTAGCTATTGATCACCCATTACACGGAGCTCGCGGTTTTACCTTAGCCGATGGAACGAACGTAAATGCGTCTACCAATTCGCCTACGGATTACATGAACCTTGCAAGTTTAATTACGGCTCGTGACAATTTACGTCAAAGCGCGACTGATACCCTAGGTTTGCGCCTAGCTTTGAATGCCATAAATGATGCTTCAGGGATAGTGGATGTTGATACATCTAAAGTTCATTTCATCTCTCAAAGCTTGGGCTCTATCTCTGGTATGAACACACTCGCTAACGCTAATACGCCGTTCGAGGGTGATTTTGCCCCCTTTAGCGATATGTATAATGTAGACACCGCCGTGTTGAACGTGCCATCAGGCGGCGTGGCAAATTTCTTATTTGAGTCACCTGACTTTGGGCCACTGATTAAAGGCTCTTTATTAGCAGCTTCATCAGAAGACTTTGCCGCCTTTTTAGGCCAATTTGCGGCGGCCAACGGACTTACCGCAGAAGCGGCTATTCGCCCTGCCTTTACCGCATTTTATGGTGCATTAGAAGATGCACCTAAAGCAGAGATTGATGCTACTTTCAGTCAGTTTGTATTTGCGGCGCAGACAATATTAGATGCCGGTGACCCCATTAATTATGCTCAACAAATGGCGGGCAATACACCAACGCTAATGCAACTTGTTGTCGGTGGTGGAGTGAATGATGATGGTACAACGGCGTTGACAGACCAAGTTAACCCTGTTGTTACCTCATTGCCATTATCCGGCGGTATTCCCTTATCTAAAGTGATGGGCTTAGAGCAAGTGTCGGCCACAAAACAGAGTGATACTACGCAAAATGGCGTTGTGTATTTCTCGGCTGGGGCGCACCAATCTTTGTTTGTGCCAACCCCGAGTGTTGCTGCAACGGTAGAGATGCAGAATCAAGCAGCCAAATACTTCGATTCAGAAGGAAAAGATATTGTTATTTCAGATGAGTCTGTTGTGGCGAACTAA
- a CDS encoding YciK family oxidoreductase, producing MLDFQPISGLLASKTILVTGAGDGIGKEAALQFAKYGATVILLGRTVSKLEAVYDKIVDNGGPEPAIIPLDLQGATVQHYRDMASTIDAQFPSLDGVLHNASLLGHLEPLQQISEEDWNKVMQVNVNSQFFMTQALIPVLKKSDNASIVFTTSSVGLKGRAYWGSYAISKFATQGMMEVIADENENTSIRANCINPGGTRTNMRAQAFPGEDPETLKTPADIMPLYLYLMSDESRHETGQTFHAQPK from the coding sequence ATGCTCGATTTTCAACCAATATCTGGTTTATTAGCCTCAAAAACCATTCTCGTTACGGGTGCTGGCGACGGCATAGGTAAAGAAGCAGCCCTACAATTCGCAAAGTACGGCGCTACCGTTATTCTGTTGGGCAGAACAGTGAGTAAGCTCGAAGCGGTATACGATAAAATAGTCGATAATGGAGGCCCTGAGCCGGCTATTATTCCTTTGGACTTACAGGGTGCAACGGTGCAACATTATCGCGATATGGCTAGCACCATTGATGCTCAGTTTCCTAGCCTAGATGGCGTATTGCATAATGCTAGCCTGCTAGGACACTTAGAGCCTTTGCAGCAGATAAGCGAAGAAGACTGGAATAAAGTCATGCAGGTGAATGTAAATAGCCAATTTTTTATGACACAGGCATTGATCCCAGTTTTAAAAAAATCAGACAATGCTTCGATTGTTTTTACCACCTCAAGTGTGGGGCTCAAAGGCCGTGCTTACTGGGGCAGCTATGCAATTTCTAAATTTGCGACCCAAGGGATGATGGAAGTCATTGCGGATGAAAATGAGAACACATCAATACGCGCCAATTGCATTAATCCCGGTGGAACACGCACCAATATGCGTGCTCAGGCCTTTCCTGGTGAAGATCCTGAAACCTTGAAAACGCCGGCGGACATCATGCCACTGTACTTGTATTTAATGAGTGACGAAAGCAGGCACGAGACAGGTCAAACCTTTCATGCGCAGCCTAAATAG
- the glnS gene encoding glutamine--tRNA ligase yields the protein MAETESRPTNFIRQIIDKDLQSGLHKQIHTRFPPEPNGYLHIGHAKSICLNFGIAQDYQGQCNLRFDDTNPDKEDIDYVNAIKNDVIWLGFEWHGEARYSSNYFDQLHAYAVELIEKGLAYVDFSNQEQVREMRGTLTTPGTNSPYRDTSIEENIAQFAKMRNGEYKEGECLLRAKIDMSSPFMCMRDPALYRVKFAHHHQTGDKWCIYPMYDFTHCISDAIEGITHSLCTLEFQDNRRLYDWVLENVTIDVVPRQYEFSRLNLEYTVLSKRKLIQLVDEEFVSGWDDPRMPTIAGLRRRGFTAASIREFCKRIGVTKMDNMVEMSMLEAPLRDELNENAPRAMAVLEPVKIVIENYPQDGVELLAAPNHPNRPELGSREVPFAREIYIEAEDFREEANKKFKRLVLGKEVRLRNAYVIKAQRVEKDEQGNVTTIFCEYDGDTLGKDPADGRKVKGVIHWVSAAHAVAAEIRLYDSLFTVPNPAAEDDFVACINPESLTVKQGWVEPSLAKVDIDEANIQAFQFERTGYFCFDKDSTTSKLVFNRTVGLRDTWAKIGD from the coding sequence ATGGCCGAGACCGAGAGTCGTCCGACCAATTTCATTCGTCAAATCATCGATAAAGATCTGCAATCAGGTTTGCATAAGCAGATTCATACGCGTTTTCCACCTGAGCCAAATGGTTATTTGCATATAGGTCATGCTAAGTCTATCTGCTTAAACTTTGGCATTGCGCAGGATTACCAAGGTCAGTGCAACTTACGGTTTGATGACACCAACCCTGATAAAGAAGACATTGATTACGTTAATGCGATTAAAAATGACGTAATCTGGCTAGGTTTTGAATGGCATGGCGAAGCACGATACTCGTCTAACTATTTTGATCAACTGCACGCCTATGCCGTTGAGCTAATAGAGAAAGGCTTAGCCTATGTGGACTTTTCGAACCAAGAACAAGTACGAGAAATGCGTGGTACTTTGACAACTCCAGGTACCAATAGCCCTTATCGTGATACGTCAATCGAGGAAAATATTGCTCAGTTTGCGAAAATGCGCAACGGAGAATATAAAGAAGGCGAGTGTTTGCTGCGGGCTAAAATCGATATGTCATCGCCGTTCATGTGTATGCGCGACCCAGCGTTGTATCGCGTTAAGTTTGCGCATCACCATCAGACTGGCGATAAGTGGTGCATATATCCTATGTACGATTTTACCCATTGTATTTCTGATGCGATTGAAGGCATAACCCATTCATTGTGCACGTTGGAATTTCAAGACAACCGACGATTGTATGACTGGGTGTTAGAAAACGTCACTATTGATGTGGTACCGCGCCAATATGAATTTTCTCGGCTCAACCTTGAATACACAGTGCTTAGTAAGCGCAAGCTCATCCAATTAGTGGATGAAGAATTTGTGAGTGGTTGGGATGACCCGCGTATGCCTACCATTGCGGGTCTTCGTCGCCGAGGCTTTACTGCTGCTTCGATTCGTGAATTTTGTAAACGTATTGGCGTGACCAAAATGGATAACATGGTTGAAATGAGCATGTTAGAGGCGCCTCTGCGGGACGAACTGAATGAAAATGCTCCGCGCGCTATGGCCGTGCTCGAGCCAGTTAAAATAGTGATAGAAAACTATCCACAGGATGGTGTTGAATTACTTGCGGCGCCTAATCATCCCAACCGCCCCGAATTGGGCAGCCGCGAAGTGCCCTTCGCACGGGAAATTTATATTGAAGCTGAAGACTTCAGAGAAGAAGCCAATAAGAAATTTAAACGCTTGGTACTAGGTAAAGAAGTGCGTTTACGTAATGCCTATGTCATCAAAGCGCAGCGTGTTGAAAAAGACGAGCAGGGGAACGTGACCACCATATTTTGTGAATACGATGGCGACACGTTAGGAAAAGATCCTGCAGATGGCCGCAAAGTAAAAGGGGTTATCCACTGGGTGTCAGCTGCTCATGCGGTTGCCGCTGAAATTCGCTTGTATGACAGTCTTTTTACTGTGCCTAACCCAGCAGCCGAAGACGATTTTGTGGCGTGTATTAATCCTGAATCATTAACAGTCAAACAAGGTTGGGTTGAACCCAGTCTGGCCAAAGTTGATATTGATGAAGCAAATATTCAAGCATTTCAGTTTGAGCGTACTGGGTATTTTTGTTTCGATAAAGACAGTACAACAAGTAAGTTGGTCTTCAATCGCACCGTCGGTTTGCGAGACACATGGGCTAAAATAGGGGACTAA
- a CDS encoding LacI family DNA-binding transcriptional regulator, with protein sequence MKAKATSFDIAHQAGVSQSTVSRALRDSPLVNKETREKVQAIALELNYKVDKNASNLRRQHSKTLALLLFEDPTSDNSLINPFFLSMLGSITRASAKAGYDLLISFQNLSDDWHAEYEDSNKADGIILLGYGDYTEYRTKLSQLEAQNTHFVRWGALDDEHPGVSIGCDNFQGGFDVTQHLLGLGRHQFAFIGGADTRAPEFFARYQGYHKALTLADVAQSAVQQDAISTEDSGYSATLALLKRYPDIDAIVCASDLIAIGVLRALRDSNIPIPHQIAVVGFDNVPVAGFATPALTTVKQDTILAGEILVDSLLKLIEGEKVEHYLMPVDLVIRQSSGA encoded by the coding sequence ATGAAAGCAAAAGCAACATCGTTTGATATCGCTCATCAAGCTGGTGTATCGCAGTCGACCGTTTCCCGTGCTCTTCGTGATAGTCCATTGGTCAATAAAGAAACCCGTGAAAAAGTGCAAGCTATAGCCCTAGAGCTTAATTATAAAGTCGATAAAAATGCCAGTAACTTGAGGCGCCAACACAGCAAAACCCTAGCGCTGTTATTGTTTGAAGACCCAACCTCTGATAACTCGCTAATAAACCCATTTTTTTTATCTATGCTTGGCAGCATCACACGCGCATCGGCAAAAGCTGGTTATGATTTACTTATTTCATTTCAAAATCTTAGTGATGATTGGCATGCGGAATATGAAGATTCTAATAAAGCTGATGGCATCATCTTACTAGGCTACGGTGACTACACCGAATACCGCACGAAGCTGAGCCAACTAGAGGCACAAAACACACACTTTGTACGCTGGGGAGCATTAGACGATGAACACCCCGGTGTGTCCATTGGTTGTGATAATTTTCAAGGTGGCTTTGATGTGACTCAACATTTGCTCGGCTTGGGTCGTCATCAATTCGCGTTTATCGGCGGAGCAGACACCCGCGCCCCTGAATTTTTTGCGCGCTACCAAGGTTATCACAAGGCGCTGACACTGGCAGACGTCGCTCAAAGCGCAGTGCAACAAGACGCTATTTCGACTGAAGATTCCGGGTACAGTGCGACACTTGCACTGCTTAAACGGTATCCTGATATCGATGCGATTGTATGTGCTAGCGATCTTATTGCGATCGGGGTGTTAAGAGCATTAAGAGATAGCAATATACCTATCCCTCACCAAATCGCCGTCGTAGGTTTTGACAATGTCCCTGTGGCCGGTTTTGCGACACCTGCCTTGACTACCGTCAAGCAGGACACCATTTTAGCGGGCGAGATATTAGTCGACAGCTTACTTAAATTAATTGAAGGTGAAAAAGTTGAGCATTACTTAATGCCCGTTGACTTAGTTATTCGCCAGTCAAGCGGCGCCTAG
- a CDS encoding alpha-amylase family glycosyl hydrolase yields MKITCPSSSNTAQYCMRTLTISVVLAMAGCAPTNKSHVTESANSTTQQSYGTDNPFVKEAVYFVMTDRFVDGDKANNYSEQGGNLPSFNLPLYGENGETANVGYLGGDLRGVLDNGRYISDMGFTAVWLTPVVDNPDQQFSGGEAIGFKGAFKDGGKSAYHGYWASNFYKIDEHYPSSDLDYKKYTSSMREQHGLKTVFDVVANHGSPSFTMAVEQEKFGKLYDENDQLVADHHNVPPEKLDPNNPLHQFYHTEPDIMQLSNLNEDNAQLRDYLINAYLYWIEQGADAFRIDTIKHVPHHFWQEMAARVRALHPDFFMFAESYDYNANFIAQHTLPKNGGISVLDFPGQKAITDVFESSSSDFSDLLPYLHLTHGPYANPYELTTFYDNHDMPRMNASDTGFIDANNWLFTSRGIPVVYQGSEIGFMRGKAEHQGNRNYLGQANIDLAKTHPIHNALTGIANVRKSTPALQNGLQVNLEFKGDFAAFYRVIQKGDIAQTALILLNKSDETHRFTISKYLDAGTWTEMRFKQDTQVIEQGESLVAEVPGHSVHVWVRDAKVMNESLNAELARLMAFK; encoded by the coding sequence ATGAAAATTACATGTCCGTCTTCATCCAATACTGCGCAATATTGCATGCGTACACTTACCATATCAGTTGTGCTTGCTATGGCTGGTTGTGCTCCTACCAATAAGAGTCATGTCACAGAGTCAGCTAACAGCACAACACAGCAGTCTTATGGCACCGATAATCCGTTTGTAAAAGAAGCGGTGTACTTTGTTATGACAGACAGATTTGTTGATGGCGATAAGGCAAATAACTACTCTGAACAAGGTGGAAATCTGCCTAGTTTCAATTTGCCCTTATATGGTGAAAACGGTGAAACAGCTAATGTGGGTTATTTGGGGGGGGACTTACGCGGTGTGCTTGATAACGGACGATATATCAGCGATATGGGGTTTACCGCAGTTTGGTTAACACCTGTAGTGGATAACCCTGACCAGCAATTTTCAGGCGGCGAAGCCATAGGCTTCAAAGGCGCATTTAAGGACGGTGGTAAATCCGCTTACCACGGCTATTGGGCCTCAAATTTTTATAAAATCGACGAACATTATCCTTCTAGCGATCTTGATTATAAAAAATATACCAGCAGTATGCGTGAACAACATGGTTTGAAAACGGTGTTTGATGTGGTCGCCAATCATGGCTCACCTTCTTTTACTATGGCGGTTGAGCAAGAAAAATTTGGTAAACTGTATGATGAAAACGATCAGCTTGTGGCGGATCATCACAACGTACCGCCGGAGAAGCTCGATCCAAATAATCCTTTGCATCAGTTTTATCACACTGAACCGGATATTATGCAGCTATCTAACCTGAATGAAGATAATGCACAATTACGCGACTACTTAATTAACGCCTATTTATATTGGATAGAGCAGGGGGCAGATGCATTTAGGATCGATACCATAAAACACGTGCCACATCATTTTTGGCAGGAAATGGCTGCTCGGGTTAGGGCATTGCACCCTGATTTTTTTATGTTTGCTGAAAGTTATGATTACAATGCCAACTTTATAGCTCAACATACCTTGCCTAAAAACGGCGGGATAAGTGTTTTAGACTTTCCGGGCCAAAAAGCCATTACAGATGTTTTTGAATCATCAAGTAGTGATTTTTCCGACTTGTTGCCTTATCTACATTTGACTCATGGGCCCTATGCGAATCCCTACGAGTTAACCACGTTTTACGACAATCACGATATGCCAAGAATGAACGCCAGCGATACGGGTTTTATTGACGCGAATAATTGGTTGTTTACCAGTCGCGGGATCCCAGTCGTTTATCAAGGGTCTGAAATTGGCTTTATGCGAGGTAAGGCGGAGCATCAAGGTAACCGTAATTACCTTGGCCAAGCCAATATTGATTTGGCCAAAACCCATCCAATCCACAATGCCCTCACTGGAATTGCTAATGTGCGCAAAAGCACGCCTGCGCTACAAAATGGTTTGCAGGTCAACCTTGAGTTCAAAGGCGATTTCGCAGCGTTTTATCGGGTTATACAAAAAGGTGATATCGCTCAAACGGCGCTTATATTGTTGAACAAGAGCGATGAGACACATCGTTTTACTATTTCTAAGTATTTGGATGCAGGCACCTGGACTGAAATGCGCTTTAAGCAAGATACGCAAGTTATCGAGCAAGGAGAATCGTTAGTCGCTGAGGTACCAGGTCACAGTGTTCATGTGTGGGTCAGAGACGCAAAAGTCATGAACGAGTCCCTCAACGCGGAATTAGCGCGATTAATGGCGTTTAAATGA
- a CDS encoding MFS transporter, with protein sequence MQQTKPQLSFWQIWNMCFGFLGIQFGFALQNSNVSRIFESLGADYSNLAVLWVAAPITGLVVQPIIGYLSDNTWNRLGRRRPYFLWGAIAASGALFIMPNSPTLWFAAGMLWIMDASINVSMEPFRAFVGDMLPPKQRASGYAMQTFFIGVGAVVASALPWMMTNWFDVSNIAAPGTVADSVKFSFYAGGSIFLFAVLWTVISTKEYSPEQLAAFDAAQAEKDKQSLTITHTRTAGQYIKGGSLFCVIGLALLVLIYLNIDQLDKNLYILAGGLIAFGICQLVGASMVHQKRTKNGFAQVLGDLFAMPQAMRQLAVVQFFSWFPLFAMWIYTNSAVTSHHYASRDTSSIAYNEGADWVSILMATYNGVSIFAAIVIPFVVRKLNLQYAHLINLSLGGIGFISFWFIRDPAWLVLAMVGVGFAWASILSVPYAILANVLPSNKMGVYMGIFNFFIVIPQILAASILGFLITKVFDNQPIFALVIGGCSMLIAGVMTLRVKIPQ encoded by the coding sequence CAAAATTCTAATGTCAGTCGAATATTTGAGTCCCTTGGTGCTGATTACAGTAATTTGGCGGTCTTGTGGGTAGCCGCGCCTATTACTGGCTTAGTGGTTCAGCCGATTATTGGCTATTTGAGTGACAATACTTGGAATCGTTTAGGCAGAAGACGACCGTATTTTCTTTGGGGCGCTATTGCCGCAAGTGGTGCGTTGTTCATAATGCCAAATTCACCTACCTTGTGGTTTGCTGCAGGTATGCTGTGGATCATGGACGCCTCAATTAATGTTTCAATGGAACCGTTTCGGGCGTTCGTGGGTGATATGTTGCCCCCTAAACAACGTGCCAGCGGCTATGCCATGCAAACCTTCTTTATTGGTGTTGGTGCTGTGGTGGCGTCTGCTTTGCCTTGGATGATGACGAACTGGTTTGATGTTTCGAATATTGCTGCACCTGGCACCGTTGCCGATTCTGTTAAATTCTCGTTTTATGCTGGCGGCAGTATCTTCCTGTTTGCGGTTTTATGGACGGTCATTTCAACCAAAGAGTACTCCCCGGAGCAATTAGCTGCGTTTGATGCTGCTCAAGCGGAGAAAGACAAACAATCTCTCACTATTACGCACACTAGAACAGCAGGGCAGTACATTAAGGGAGGCAGTCTTTTTTGTGTTATTGGGTTAGCCTTACTTGTACTGATTTACCTCAACATCGACCAACTTGATAAAAATTTATATATTTTGGCCGGCGGGCTGATTGCTTTTGGCATTTGTCAGTTAGTTGGGGCCTCTATGGTGCACCAAAAACGCACCAAAAATGGTTTCGCGCAAGTCCTTGGCGATCTATTTGCTATGCCCCAAGCCATGCGTCAGTTGGCAGTAGTGCAGTTTTTCTCATGGTTTCCTTTGTTCGCGATGTGGATTTATACCAATTCAGCCGTCACATCTCATCATTATGCCAGTCGAGATACCAGCTCAATTGCGTACAATGAAGGTGCCGATTGGGTGTCAATCCTGATGGCGACCTATAATGGCGTGTCTATTTTCGCTGCCATTGTCATTCCTTTTGTCGTTCGTAAACTCAATTTGCAATATGCACATTTAATCAATCTATCGTTGGGAGGCATTGGCTTTATTTCCTTTTGGTTTATTCGCGACCCTGCTTGGCTTGTCTTAGCAATGGTCGGTGTCGGATTTGCTTGGGCGTCGATTCTTTCAGTACCTTACGCCATCTTAGCCAACGTGTTACCCAGCAACAAAATGGGGGTATACATGGGAATTTTTAATTTCTTTATTGTTATTCCACAAATCCTTGCTGCCAGTATCTTAGGTTTTTTGATCACTAAGGTGTTCGATAATCAGCCTATATTCGCGCTTGTGATAGGCGGTTGTAGCATGTTGATAGCGGGCGTGATGACGTTACGTGTGAAAATTCCTCAATAA